A window of the Streptomyces sp. NBC_00250 genome harbors these coding sequences:
- the mreD gene encoding rod shape-determining protein MreD has product MKFNRILLSATLIVVALVVQVSVLARLQLPGAVPDLVLLTVVGLALVYGPVSGSLIGFTAGLLADLAPPADHAAGRYALVLCVIGYLVGLARPENGRLTSATGPMAVVVAAAVGSTLLYAGVGALVGDTAARHVGLGSLLFTAAVYDLLLAPFTVPLIMALARRAENDPLADAGGGNGADVASGWLSSGTGLRIGNQRGGLRVKAARSRASRAGRIKGVKRL; this is encoded by the coding sequence GTGAAGTTCAACCGGATCCTCCTCTCCGCCACCCTGATCGTGGTGGCCCTGGTCGTGCAGGTCTCCGTCCTCGCCCGCCTCCAGCTCCCCGGCGCCGTGCCCGACCTGGTGCTGCTCACCGTCGTCGGCCTCGCCCTGGTCTACGGACCCGTCAGCGGCTCGCTCATCGGCTTCACCGCCGGCCTCCTCGCCGACCTGGCCCCGCCCGCCGACCACGCCGCCGGCCGCTACGCGCTCGTGCTCTGCGTCATCGGCTACCTGGTCGGCCTGGCCCGCCCGGAGAACGGCCGGCTGACCTCGGCGACCGGCCCCATGGCCGTCGTCGTCGCGGCCGCCGTCGGCTCCACCCTGCTGTACGCGGGGGTGGGCGCCCTCGTCGGCGACACCGCCGCGCGCCATGTCGGCCTGGGGTCCCTGCTCTTCACCGCGGCCGTGTACGACCTGCTCCTCGCGCCCTTCACGGTGCCGCTCATCATGGCGCTGGCCCGCCGCGCGGAGAACGACCCGCTCGCCGACGCCGGCGGGGGCAACGGCGCCGACGTCGCCTCCGGCTGGCTGTCCTCCGGCACCGGACTGAGGATCGGGAACCAGCGCGGCGGCCTGCGGGTGAAGGCCGCCCGGAGCCGCGCCTCACGGGCCGGACGCATCAAGGGAGTCAAGCGACTGTGA